The DNA region CGGAATCGCATCTCAACGAACGGTCGAGATCCTCGATGCGTCAGAACATGGAGACGATTCTCCCGCACCGCATTCACGACGATCGGGCCAACGGCTTCGGCGGGCATAGCGGTAATGTCCGGGAGTGGAGCGACGTTCGGCGCTTCGCCGGATTCCAAAACTGGCGCCACTTGTTCGCCGAAACCTTCGGGTCGGTTCTGAATGGAGGTGGTCATGAGATCCGACTCGACGACACCCGGGCACAACACAGACACCCCGATGCCTTCGCCCGCCAGTTCGAGGCGCAGCATCTCGCTGTAGCCCACACATGCGTATTTGCTCGCGACATACGCACCGATGGGAAAACCCTCGGTTGCCATCAGCCCACCGAGGGAGGCCGTGTTCACAATATGCGCATCCGGTGCGCTGGCGCGCAGCAGCGGCAAAAAGGCCTTGACGGTCTTTACGACTCCGAGCACGTTGACCGAGAGGGTGTACTCCCAGTCTTCGATCGTGTGCTCGTCGAGCGTTCCGATCCGCGCCATCACGCCGGCATTTGCACAGAGAAGGTTGACGCCCCCGGCCTCGGCTGCGACCTGCTTCGCAGCCGTCGCCAGGGATTCCACGGAAGTCACGTCCACTTGCACGGCGAAAGCCCGACCTCCACCCTCAACAATCTCAGCGGCAACCACTTCAGCACTTTCAACGCGAACATCCGCGACCGCGACCGTCATTTCTTCGGCCGCGAGTCCGAGTGAGATTCCGCGTCCAATTCCGCTTCCACCGCCCGTGACGACTGCGACCCTTCGAGCCAACTCCCTCATCCATATTCTCCTTCGCGCGCACCCCATATTGCACAGCCGTGACCACAAGACGTTAACGACCCCGGCAAGCACCTCCCAGACTGTGTTCTCGGCCCCCAAAGACCCTCAGAGCGAAATTTGGCGAAGAGGGGACGAAAGCGAGTTGCCTTGGTTCCACTCGAGTGCTTTGCTCTGCTTTGGGCAGGCGGAGCGGCGCCAGGACAAGCCTGGAGATTTTCTCGATGTCAAACATACTCATCATCAGTTCCGACTGTCACGCTGGCGCGCTACCCGCGACCTACAACGAATACCTGCCATCCAAGTACCACAAAGCGGCCGAAGTCTGGTGGCTGTCCTACGTGAAGGAAATGATCGCGCGGACGGGGACCTTCTTCGACCAGGAAGCCGTAGACGACTACGCCGAAAAAGCCGGGGGCGCTGGGCAATTCCAAGCCTTGATGGAAACGAAGGGGGCGCCCGAGGATTCGGTACTGATGGCCCTGCTGAACGACGGGGCCAGCCCGTTTTCGCCTCGTGCCGGCGAGTGGGATGCGCAAGTTCGAACCAAGGAACTCGAGGATGATGGCATTGCGGCAGAGGTGATCTTTCCCCAGATGGCGCCGTTCGGTGCGGGCCTCCTGCAGTACCGCCACCCAGTGGACCCCGAGAACAACTTGGCGGGCATCCGGGCCTACAACCGCTGGCTCGCGGACTTTTGTAACACCCACCCCGGGCGACACGCCGGTGTCGCACTAATCAATGTCGACGACATCAACGTAACTTGCCAAGAAGTGCGCGACGCACATGAGATGGGTTTGTTCGGGGGAGTCTTGCTTCCGACGAGCACCGGCGACTATCCGTTCTACCACGACCCGCGCTACGAACCGCTGTGGGCAGTCTGCGAAGAACTCGGCATGCCGGTCCAGGCGCACTCCGGCTGGTCACCCGATTACGGTGACGCCGAGAGCGCCACAGCGATGTACATCAGCGAGGTCGATATGTGGGCGCAGCGTTCGTTCACCGCCCTGTTGTGGTCCGGTGCTTTCGAGCGCCACCCGGGTCTGAATTTGATTCTGACGGAAACCGGCACCGCCTGGATCTTGGAACGACTTCGCGTGCTGGAGTTCAAGGCGAACCTCCCCTTCTTCAGCCATTTCAGTGCAAAGCTGTCCAAGACCCCGACCGAATTTTTCCAGAGCCAGTGCTACATCGGTGCGTCCTTTATGCCCAAGCACGAGGGCGAGCAGCGACACAAGATCGGTCTCGACCGGATCATGTGGGGTTCGGACTATCCGCACATGGAGGGGACCTGGCCCAACACCAGGGAGTACCTGCGAAACACATTCAGCGAGTACCCCGAGGATGAGATCCGCGCGATTCTCGGAAAAAATGCGCTCAATGCGTACGGCTTTGACGCCAAGGTGGTGGAACCGGTCGCCGACAGGATTGGCCCCACGCTCTCGAGCATCGTCGGCGATGCCTGATTCTTCCGCCCGATCGGTTTAGATCGCCTAAACGAT from Myxococcales bacterium includes:
- a CDS encoding amidohydrolase, with the protein product MSNILIISSDCHAGALPATYNEYLPSKYHKAAEVWWLSYVKEMIARTGTFFDQEAVDDYAEKAGGAGQFQALMETKGAPEDSVLMALLNDGASPFSPRAGEWDAQVRTKELEDDGIAAEVIFPQMAPFGAGLLQYRHPVDPENNLAGIRAYNRWLADFCNTHPGRHAGVALINVDDINVTCQEVRDAHEMGLFGGVLLPTSTGDYPFYHDPRYEPLWAVCEELGMPVQAHSGWSPDYGDAESATAMYISEVDMWAQRSFTALLWSGAFERHPGLNLILTETGTAWILERLRVLEFKANLPFFSHFSAKLSKTPTEFFQSQCYIGASFMPKHEGEQRHKIGLDRIMWGSDYPHMEGTWPNTREYLRNTFSEYPEDEIRAILGKNALNAYGFDAKVVEPVADRIGPTLSSIVGDA
- a CDS encoding SDR family NAD(P)-dependent oxidoreductase, coding for MRELARRVAVVTGGGSGIGRGISLGLAAEEMTVAVADVRVESAEVVAAEIVEGGGRAFAVQVDVTSVESLATAAKQVAAEAGGVNLLCANAGVMARIGTLDEHTIEDWEYTLSVNVLGVVKTVKAFLPLLRASAPDAHIVNTASLGGLMATEGFPIGAYVASKYACVGYSEMLRLELAGEGIGVSVLCPGVVESDLMTTSIQNRPEGFGEQVAPVLESGEAPNVAPLPDITAMPAEAVGPIVVNAVRENRLHVLTHRGSRPFVEMRFRAIFDDFDFAEKSKATW